A single region of the Deinococcus planocerae genome encodes:
- a CDS encoding MerR family transcriptional regulator has translation MNVSSDIGDWQGNLKEALVRVRELSRELGLAVEFPTERAVRDWRDEGLLTRMGRRFTGRNVLEILRAKQLRDRDMPVALVKESLAGLSDAQLIEAILSGPAPASAAAINTDHAERTAILLAHAVLKQFETVQEGHLVGQYTHLPKEVRQAQAHLARLALQEPGDTPETFASVHDLFARCVRPLGEWAPRAIANNSQYAEMVLVDPDFLVPSDDCALLAEQGGHLEDLIETQLHGRLTTALGSLDPDERPAVYTRVRQFIAEHPLATREELREVRQDPRLSGEVAAFLEHVYVPAHADQAQAGMVARCGRCQAPLREDGRCRLITCRALHPVALPGESVPFADAFIARPEILKYWCDPAQEEVRLYRALRRVHGAAVQLYPREDACDVSLGDEIGIDVKDYRDPARLARKLNGSLGGLRLYSRTILAVASRRARNEAYLPRLREHLVPGLRQTLEVRSVDEVIDLLAQETHRD, from the coding sequence ATGAACGTCTCAAGCGACATCGGGGACTGGCAGGGCAACCTGAAAGAGGCGCTCGTCCGGGTGCGCGAGCTCTCCCGGGAACTGGGGCTGGCAGTCGAGTTCCCCACTGAGCGCGCAGTTCGCGACTGGCGGGACGAGGGGCTGCTCACTCGCATGGGGCGCCGCTTCACTGGTCGCAACGTCCTGGAAATCCTGCGCGCCAAGCAGCTGCGCGACCGGGACATGCCCGTCGCCCTGGTGAAGGAAAGCCTGGCTGGTCTGAGCGACGCGCAACTGATCGAGGCAATCCTCAGCGGCCCCGCCCCAGCGTCCGCGGCGGCCATCAACACCGACCACGCGGAGCGCACCGCTATCCTGCTCGCCCACGCCGTGCTCAAGCAGTTCGAGACTGTTCAGGAGGGTCACCTCGTCGGCCAGTACACCCATCTCCCGAAGGAGGTGCGTCAGGCGCAGGCCCACCTTGCACGCCTCGCCCTCCAGGAGCCGGGGGACACGCCCGAGACCTTTGCCAGCGTGCACGACCTGTTCGCCCGCTGCGTCCGTCCCCTGGGGGAGTGGGCGCCGCGCGCCATCGCGAACAACTCCCAGTACGCCGAAATGGTGCTGGTCGACCCCGACTTCCTGGTCCCCAGCGACGACTGCGCGCTGCTCGCCGAGCAGGGCGGTCACCTCGAGGATCTGATCGAGACACAACTGCACGGCCGGTTGACCACCGCGCTGGGTAGCCTCGACCCCGACGAGCGCCCCGCCGTCTACACCCGGGTGCGCCAGTTCATCGCCGAGCACCCCCTCGCCACCCGCGAGGAGCTGCGTGAGGTGCGCCAGGACCCCCGCCTCAGCGGCGAGGTCGCTGCCTTCTTGGAGCACGTGTACGTCCCGGCCCACGCCGATCAGGCCCAGGCGGGTATGGTGGCCCGTTGCGGGCGCTGTCAGGCCCCCCTGCGTGAGGACGGCCGCTGCCGCCTGATCACCTGCCGCGCCCTGCACCCGGTGGCACTGCCGGGCGAGTCGGTGCCCTTTGCCGATGCCTTCATCGCGCGCCCCGAGATTCTCAAGTACTGGTGTGACCCCGCCCAGGAGGAGGTGCGGCTCTACCGCGCCCTGCGCCGGGTCCACGGCGCCGCCGTGCAGCTCTACCCCCGCGAGGACGCCTGCGACGTCTCGCTGGGCGACGAGATCGGGATAGACGTCAAGGACTACCGCGACCCCGCCCGGCTCGCTCGCAAGCTCAACGGCAGCCTGGGCGGCCTGCGCCTGTACTCCCGCACGATCCTCGCCGTGGCCAGCCGCCGGGCGCGGAACGAGGCCTATCTCCCGCGCCTGCGCGAGCACCTGGTGCCCGGCCTGCGCCAGACCCTCGAGGTCAGGAGCGTCGATGAGGTGATCGACCTGCTCGCCCAGGAGACCCACCGTGACTGA